The Coffea eugenioides isolate CCC68of chromosome 8, Ceug_1.0, whole genome shotgun sequence genome has a segment encoding these proteins:
- the LOC113780119 gene encoding uncharacterized protein LOC113780119: protein MVTHLKACKLDRYIESALAQDASEDDTAKDSLAFSQIHQAINMLVFGKIATADTAKEAWDILEKTYKGINRVQQNNWMMLKRKFELVTTEKSESIESYFSSLSDIRNEMKLNYYNLPDRTFVEKVLNTLPMKFDNVVAVIQETKGSMANSVRGAEMVTITEVVVTIIIEAEEVHQILDMVERVQCYNCEKLGHRQFECRLGENVDRNFQANVVDNQVIVIMSGKKELFVELDESICGEIKFGNKPVIGKGKIPISLKNGSTDFISDVFYVLGLHQNLLSMNQLIEKKYLYQEWYFIIFIDDFSRKAWHQLPTRSVPEKTPEEVWSGRKPFVGHLRVFRCIAYSHISDQLRKTLDDKGEKCVFIGYSEVSRAYRLYNPVTKRVIVSRDMNFDERSI, encoded by the exons ATGGTAACCCATCTCAAGGCATGTAAATTAGATCGATATATTGAATCTGCACTTGCCCAAGATGCTAGTGAGGATGATACGGCAAAAGACAGCTTGGCTTTTTCACAAATTCATCAGGCAATTAATAtgttagtttttggaaaaattgcTACGGCTGATACGGCAAAGGAGGCTTGGGATATATTGGAGAAAACATACAAAGGGATTAACAGGGTCCAACAAAATAATTGGATGATGttgaagagaaaatttgaaCTTGTGACGACGGAGAAGTCTGAATCTATTGAGTCATATTTCTCTAGTTTGTCAGATATTAGAAATGAGATGAAACTCAATTACTATAATCTTCCTGACAGAACATTTGTTGAGAAAGTTCTCAATACCCTAcccatgaaatttgataatGTGGTAGCTGTAATTCAGGAAACGAAAG GGAGCATGGCGAATTCAGTCAGAGGAGCAGAGATGGTTACAATAACAGAAGTGGTCGTGACAATAATAATAGAGGCCGAGGAAGTACATCAAATTCTGGACATGGTAGAG AGAGTTCAATGTTATAATTGTGAAAAATTGGGTCATAGACAATTTGAATGTAGATTGGGAGAAAATGTAGACAGAAATTTTCAGGCTAATGTTGTTGATAATCAG GTTATAGTAATCATGTCTGGCAAGAAGGAATTATTTGTTGAACTTGACGAATCTATTTGTGGTGAAATTAAATTTGGGAATAAACCAGTGATTGGCAAGGGAAAAATTCCTATTAGCCTGAAAAATGGATCCACTGATTTTATTTCTGATGTTTTCTATGTTCTTGGGTTGCATCAAAATTTGTTGAGTATGAATCAGTTGATTGAGAAAAAATATTTGTATCAGGAATG GTATTTTATTatctttattgatgattttagtagAAAAGCCTGG CATCAGTTGCCTACCAG AAGTGTTCCCGAAAAAACTCCTGAAGAAGTTTGGAGTGGTAGAAAACCATTTGTTGGTCATCTCAGAGTTTTTAGATGTATTGCCTATTCCCATATTTCTGATCAATTGAGAAAAACACTTGATGATAAGGGGGAGAAGTGTGTATTTATTGGTTATAGTGAAGTCTCTCGGGCTTACAGGTTGTATAATCCTGTGACAAAAAGGGTGATAGTAAGTAGAGATATGAATTTTGACGAAAGAAGTATTTGA
- the LOC113781691 gene encoding DEAD-box ATP-dependent RNA helicase 5 — MENPEKVAHKKQKNKYKRKHQQAEEEAEAEAVIIATESKKDKKKKKKLKQDEILNNGLSPEFDEKAEIFDGSAVESKKKKKKQRQEDFLNNGLSSNFVEKAEIANGSIKESEKKKRKRKKNEEGEEGVKGSLSNGLVEKSKESKKIGEDEGNVEVSDSNDGVIVSGKKVNDSKYKALKSFGDSGLPDNVLESCRKFDKPSPIQSHSWPFLLDGRDFIGIAATGSGKTLAFGIPAIMHVLSERKSKTSKKVNPLCLVLSPTRELAQQIADVLSDAGQPSGVKSVCLYGGTSKAPQISSLKSGTDIVIGTPGRLKDLIEMGVCQLNEVSFVVLDEADRMLDLGFEPEVRAILSQTCSARQMLMFSATWPLPVHKLAQEFMDPNPVKVVVGSEDLAANHDVMQIVEVLDDRARDERLTNLLEKYHKSRRNRVLVFVLYKKEASRVENMLQRRGWKVVSISGDKAQNARNQALSLFKEGSSPLMIATDVAARGLDIPDVEVVINYSFPLTTEDYVHRIGRTGRAGKKGVAHTFFTKENKGLAGELINVLREAGQVVPAALLNFGTHVKKKESKLYGAHFREIDANAPKATKVKFGDSDDES; from the exons ATGGAAAACCCGGAAAAGGTAGCTCATAAGAAGCAAAAGAACAAGTACAAGAGAAAACATCAACAAGCTGAGGAAGAAGCTGAAGCAGAGGCGGTGATTATTGCCACAGAGTcaaaaaaagacaagaaaaagaagaagaaactgaAGCAAGATGAGATTTTGAATAATGGGTTGTCCCCAGAATTTGATGAAAAGGCTGAAATCTTTGATGGGTCAGCTGTGGAatccaagaaaaagaagaagaaacagaGACAAGAAGACTTTTTGAATAATGGGTTGTCGTCAAATTTTGTTGAAAAGGCTGAAATAGCTAATGGGTCAATTAAGGAATccgagaaaaagaagagaaagaggaagaaaaatgaagaaggagAAGAGGGTGTGAAAGGCAGCTTGAGTAATGGGCTTGTGGAGAAAAGTAAAGAGAGCAAGAAGATTGGCGAGGATGAGGGAAATGTGGAGGTGAGTGATAGTAATGATGGTGTGATTGTATCTGGAAAAAAAGTCAATGATAGCAAGTACAAGGCTTTGAAATCATTTGGGGATTCAGGGCTTCCTGATAATGTGCTGGAATCCTGCAGAAAGTTCGATAAGCCGTCTCCAATTCAGTCTCATTCTTGGCCTTTTCTGTTGGATGGTCGCGATTTTATTGGCATTGCAGCAACTGGATCCG GTAAGACGTTGGCATTTGGAATTCCAGCTATTATGCATGTATTAAGCGAGCGAAAAAGTAAGACATCGAAGAAGGTTAATCCACTTTGCCTTGTACTTTCGCCTACAAGAGAGTTAGCTCAACAG ATTGCAGATGTACTTTCTGATGCTGGACAGCCTAGTGGAGTGAAGTCTGTTTGTCTATATGGAGGAACTTCAAAAGCACCTCAGATATCTTCTCTAAAGTCGGGCACG GATATTGTTATTGGAACACCAGGTCGTTTGAAGGACCTAATCGAAATGGGAGTGTGCCAGCTCAATGAGGTTTCTTTTGTG GTGTTAGATGAAGCTGATCGGATGCTTGACTTGGGTTTCGAACCAGAAGTTCGTGCTATATTGAGCCAGACATGCTCTG CTCGTCAAATGCTAATGTTTAGTGCAACATGGCCTCTGCCAGTTCACAAGTTAGCTCAAGAATTCATGGATCCAAATCCTGTTAAG GTAGTTGTTGGGTCTGAAGATTTGGCTGCCAACCATGATGTCATGCAAATTGTAGAG GTCTTGGATGATAGAGCACGTGATGAACGTTTGACAAATTTGTTGGAGAAATACCATAAATCTAGAAG GAACAGAGTGCTAGTTTTTGTTCTGTACAAGAAAGAAGCATCTCGAGTTGAGAATATGCTACAGAGAAg GGGATGGAAAGTTGTTTCTATAAGTGGTGATAAAGCACAAAATGCCCGTAATCAGGCCCTCTCCCTGTTTAAGGAGGGAAGCTCTCCTCTAATG ATAGCCACCGATGTGGCTGCTCGAGGATTAGACATTCCTGACGTTGAGGTTGTAATCAACTACAGTTTTCCGCTAACAACAGAGGATTATGTACACAGAATTGGAAGGACTGGACGAGCTGGTAAGAAGGGTGTGGCTCACACATTCTTCACAAAAGAGAATAAG GGACTTGCAGGGGAGTTGATAAACGTCCTCAGAGAAGCTGGGCAGGTTGTTCCTGCTGCCCTCTTGAACTTTGGGACGCATGTCAAAAAGAAG GAATCCAAGCTGTATGGTGCACATTTTAGAGAAATTGATGCAAATGCTCCGAAAGCTACGAAGGTAAAATTTGGCGACTCTGATGATGAGAGTTGA